In Desulforhopalus sp., a single window of DNA contains:
- a CDS encoding histone deacetylase — protein MNKKLGLVVDGRLQRHAISGHSPENPGRIRRLSAVVQERFRQDCVFLPARPADLADIEAVHSRFYLEQLRDHQLRSDPYSYDRDTYLMGHSLETAELAAGGCMALADRIMGGELDHGFAMVRPPGHHAEPGRGMGFCIFNNVAIVAEYLRRHYQLRRILILDFDAHHGNGTQEVFYDTDEVLVLSLHQRDIFPFTGKAEETGSGKGTGYTINVPVFAQFADVEYTFLLGRILQSVVEQYLPQIILVSAGYDGHRDETISGTNLSTEWFGLVTAMLKQYAREFCDNRLLMVLEGGYNPLSLEASVLATIESLLTNRRDKIGVYYSERANQLLKDHPLQAKWLLQ, from the coding sequence ATGAATAAAAAACTTGGCCTGGTTGTCGATGGCCGTTTGCAGAGGCACGCAATTTCAGGCCACTCGCCGGAAAATCCAGGGCGAATCCGCCGTCTTTCGGCGGTGGTCCAGGAGCGCTTCCGGCAGGATTGTGTATTCTTGCCGGCACGGCCGGCAGATCTTGCCGACATCGAAGCGGTCCATTCGCGGTTTTATCTGGAGCAGCTGCGCGACCACCAGTTGCGTTCTGATCCCTATTCCTACGATCGCGATACCTACCTGATGGGACATTCCCTGGAAACCGCAGAGTTGGCGGCCGGCGGCTGTATGGCATTGGCCGACCGGATCATGGGCGGCGAACTCGATCATGGTTTTGCCATGGTCCGTCCTCCCGGCCACCATGCGGAGCCCGGCCGGGGCATGGGCTTCTGCATCTTCAATAATGTTGCGATTGTAGCTGAGTATCTACGACGCCACTATCAGCTCAGGCGGATACTCATCCTCGATTTTGACGCCCATCACGGCAACGGAACTCAGGAGGTGTTTTACGACACCGACGAGGTCTTGGTGCTTTCCCTGCACCAGCGGGATATCTTTCCTTTTACCGGCAAAGCCGAAGAGACAGGGAGCGGAAAGGGGACAGGCTATACCATTAACGTGCCGGTTTTTGCCCAGTTTGCTGATGTCGAATACACCTTCCTTCTCGGCCGCATTCTGCAGAGTGTGGTTGAGCAGTATCTGCCGCAGATAATCCTGGTTTCGGCCGGGTATGATGGCCACAGAGACGAAACCATCAGCGGTACCAACCTCTCCACCGAATGGTTCGGTCTCGTCACCGCCATGCTTAAACAATATGCCCGGGAGTTCTGCGACAACCGCTTGCTGATGGTTCTCGAAGGCGGCTACAACCCTTTGAGCCTTGAGGCATCGGTGCTGGCGACCATTGAAAGTCTGCTGACGAACCGGCGGGATAAGATAGGGGTATATTATTCTGAACGCGCCAACCAGTTGTTGAAGGATCACCCTCTCCAGGCCAAGTGGCTTTTACAATAA
- a CDS encoding YkgJ family cysteine cluster protein — protein sequence MENKKIDEDALKTIFHECRQCGTCCKGYRKIVVQPDEAEFITKMGGHVGVNVSMKDIRESDLQTAIAKAKDNDKLYMIHPDDKGCVFLEHRNGKYRCKIYHYRPRTCRGFRCNLVDDSFLHLFGGGDAIHLLGKDSYGLPLKVE from the coding sequence ATGGAAAATAAAAAGATAGATGAAGATGCCTTGAAGACCATTTTTCATGAGTGCCGCCAGTGCGGTACCTGTTGCAAGGGCTACCGGAAAATTGTCGTGCAGCCGGATGAGGCCGAGTTTATAACGAAAATGGGTGGCCATGTTGGGGTCAACGTGAGTATGAAGGATATCCGGGAAAGTGACCTGCAAACCGCAATAGCCAAGGCCAAAGATAACGACAAGTTGTACATGATTCATCCTGACGATAAGGGATGTGTCTTTCTTGAGCACCGAAACGGCAAATACCGGTGTAAAATCTATCACTACCGGCCAAGGACCTGCCGGGGCTTTCGCTGCAATCTTGTCGATGACAGCTTTCTCCATCTCTTTGGAGGGGGCGATGCTATCCACCTTCTTGGCAAAGACAGTTACGGCCTGCCGTTAAAGGTCGAATAG
- a CDS encoding AI-2E family transporter — protein sequence MTRPATEYQPNGQAPSPISIRYFLLVFAISIFFFGLILSPFWSILVLSFLLTNLFRPIYIFLNRKLPNQIASAGTCLLIIAIVFIPLIFFVFSLADEAFNLYSWGRDSRIGLKLQVFIQESPIILQFHAQLLQVGFDFDPSEISDIFSYLVKKGGLFLYNQASSWAANVLQSVVLFFLMILVIFFLLIDQPKLIDYLIRISPLPEDENRLLIDKFQEIANAILKGNGICGLIQGVLGGAMFSILGLNSPILWGCVMAVIAFMPIFGIGLVMIPAAVFLMLSDRMNEGIFLLFYYLILSFGVENFAKPKMVGTQVNMHTLLVFLSILGGMTIYGVLGIIYGPLIITAFLTLSEIYLKKYDRYVRQL from the coding sequence ATGACAAGACCTGCAACCGAATATCAGCCAAACGGGCAAGCGCCCAGTCCGATTAGTATCCGGTATTTCCTACTGGTCTTCGCCATCTCGATCTTTTTTTTCGGCCTGATCCTGTCGCCGTTCTGGTCGATCCTGGTACTGTCCTTTCTCCTCACCAATCTTTTTCGCCCGATCTATATCTTCCTCAACAGAAAACTCCCCAACCAGATAGCCTCAGCTGGCACCTGTCTGTTGATTATTGCCATCGTCTTTATTCCTCTCATTTTCTTTGTGTTTTCCTTGGCCGATGAGGCATTCAACCTCTATAGCTGGGGCCGCGACAGCCGGATCGGCCTGAAGCTCCAGGTATTTATCCAGGAAAGTCCGATAATTTTACAATTTCACGCACAATTACTCCAAGTTGGATTCGATTTCGATCCATCGGAGATCTCCGATATCTTCTCCTATCTGGTGAAAAAAGGCGGCCTATTTCTTTACAACCAGGCCAGCTCCTGGGCAGCCAACGTCTTGCAATCTGTCGTCCTTTTCTTTTTGATGATTTTAGTGATATTCTTCCTCCTCATTGATCAGCCCAAGCTGATAGACTACCTAATCCGCATCTCGCCCCTGCCAGAGGACGAAAATCGCCTGCTCATCGACAAGTTTCAGGAAATCGCCAATGCAATTCTTAAAGGCAACGGTATCTGCGGATTGATACAGGGGGTCTTGGGCGGCGCCATGTTTTCCATCCTCGGCCTCAACTCCCCGATTCTTTGGGGCTGCGTCATGGCGGTCATCGCCTTCATGCCGATCTTCGGCATAGGCCTGGTGATGATCCCGGCCGCTGTGTTTTTGATGCTCAGCGACAGGATGAATGAGGGAATTTTCCTCCTGTTTTATTATTTAATTCTTTCCTTCGGCGTTGAAAATTTTGCCAAACCGAAGATGGTCGGAACCCAGGTGAACATGCATACCCTCTTGGTTTTCCTGTCGATTCTTGGCGGGATGACGATCTATGGGGTGCTCGGGATCATCTATGGCCCGCTTATCATTACCGCCTTCCTGACTTTATCGGAAATCTACCTGAAGAAGTATGACCGCTATGTTCGCCAGCTATAG
- a CDS encoding branched-chain amino acid aminotransferase produces the protein MWEDLEVVLEKVAGDRLKKKPSPDKLGFGLHFTDHMFLMKWSRENGWHDAKICANQDFQLSPAAMVFHYGQAIFEGLKAYRGKDDQLFLFRPKDNFERMNNSAVRMCMPRIPVEKVVNILKSLIYLEREWVPRSEGATLYIRPTMIAIEPTLGVKPSSLYYFYIIMTPVGSYYAEGCNPTKIYVSDQYARAVKGGVGYVKNAGNYAASLFTSEIAKKEGCTQVLWLDACEHKYVEEVGTSNIFFKINDELITPPLEGSILGGLTRDSVIKLASSWGVAVAERKISIDEVLQANADGTLQEAFGTGTAAVISPVGELLYKNVGYKIRNGQTGELSARLYSELQAIQRGHQKDPFKWVVRVG, from the coding sequence ATGTGGGAAGATCTTGAAGTGGTGTTGGAGAAGGTTGCTGGAGATCGTTTGAAAAAAAAGCCGTCACCGGACAAACTGGGTTTTGGACTTCATTTTACCGATCATATGTTCTTGATGAAATGGAGCCGGGAGAATGGCTGGCATGACGCGAAAATATGCGCCAACCAGGATTTCCAGCTCAGTCCTGCGGCAATGGTTTTCCACTACGGACAAGCAATTTTTGAGGGTCTCAAGGCATATCGCGGCAAAGACGATCAACTATTCCTCTTTCGTCCCAAGGACAATTTCGAGAGAATGAACAATTCGGCGGTACGGATGTGTATGCCGCGGATTCCTGTGGAAAAGGTCGTCAATATTTTAAAATCTCTGATTTACTTGGAAAGAGAGTGGGTGCCACGCTCAGAGGGGGCAACCTTATATATCCGTCCGACGATGATTGCGATTGAACCGACTCTGGGTGTAAAGCCGTCCTCGCTCTATTATTTTTATATAATTATGACCCCCGTCGGTTCGTATTATGCCGAAGGTTGTAATCCTACCAAGATCTATGTCAGTGATCAGTATGCCAGGGCGGTGAAAGGCGGTGTTGGCTATGTCAAGAACGCCGGCAATTACGCGGCTTCACTCTTTACGTCGGAGATAGCCAAAAAGGAGGGTTGTACCCAGGTGTTGTGGCTTGATGCCTGCGAACATAAATATGTTGAAGAGGTAGGAACCAGCAATATCTTTTTCAAGATAAATGACGAGTTGATCACGCCGCCCCTGGAGGGTTCGATTTTAGGCGGTCTCACCCGGGATTCCGTTATCAAACTGGCCTCCAGTTGGGGGGTGGCGGTGGCCGAGCGGAAGATCTCCATTGACGAAGTTCTGCAGGCCAACGCGGACGGGACGCTTCAGGAGGCATTCGGCACGGGAACCGCTGCCGTCATATCGCCGGTCGGTGAGTTACTGTACAAAAATGTCGGTTACAAGATACGTAACGGCCAGACCGGTGAACTGTCGGCGAGGCTCTATTCCGAACTGCAGGCCATTCAAAGGGGACATCAAAAGGACCCGTTCAAATGGGTGGTTCGCGTCGGCTGA
- the groES gene encoding co-chaperone GroES, with protein MKIRPLNDRLLVKRLAEEAKTAGGIIIPDSAKEKPAEGEVVAVGPGKLNDKGERVALQVVAGDRVLFSKYGGTEVKIDGDDFLIMREDDILGIVVK; from the coding sequence ATGAAGATTCGTCCATTGAATGATCGTCTTTTGGTGAAGCGACTTGCAGAAGAGGCAAAAACAGCAGGTGGTATCATCATCCCTGACAGCGCCAAAGAGAAGCCGGCCGAGGGTGAAGTCGTTGCTGTTGGTCCTGGAAAACTCAACGATAAAGGTGAGAGAGTTGCTCTTCAGGTGGTTGCCGGTGACAGAGTATTGTTTTCCAAATACGGTGGCACTGAAGTGAAAATTGATGGCGACGACTTTCTGATTATGCGTGAAGACGATATCCTCGGGATCGTTGTTAAATAG
- the groL gene encoding chaperonin GroEL (60 kDa chaperone family; promotes refolding of misfolded polypeptides especially under stressful conditions; forms two stacked rings of heptamers to form a barrel-shaped 14mer; ends can be capped by GroES; misfolded proteins enter the barrel where they are refolded when GroES binds): MAGKEIKYGVKARESILNGVNVLANAVKVTLGPKGRNVLIDKSYGAPTITKDGVTVAKEIELKDKFENMGAQMVKEVASKTSDVAGDGTTTATVLAQSIYTEGVKLVAAGGNPMEIKRGIDKGVACVVAELAKIATPTKEQKEIAQVGTISANSDETIGNIIAEAMDKVGKEGVITVEEAKSMDTSLDVVEGMQFDRGYLSPYFVTDPERMEVTMDEPYILLVEKKVSSMKDLLPVLESVAKMGKGLFIVAEDVDGEALATLVVNKLRGTLSVAAVKAPGFGDRRKAMLEDIAILTGGQVITEDLGIKLENVTLNDLGTCKRIVVDKDNTTIVDGAGDKDKLAARVKQIRAQIEDTTSDYDREKLQERLAKLIGGVAVINVGAATEIEMKEKKARVEDALNATRAAVEEGVVPGGGVAYIRCLKALSAMDLKGEQGLGRNILLRALEEPIRQIANNAGREGSVIVEHVKGLEGAMGFNAATEEYENLITAGVIDPAKVTRTALQNAASVAGMLLTTECTIAEIPEENAPAAGGMPPGMGGMGGMGGMM, encoded by the coding sequence ATGGCTGGAAAAGAAATCAAATATGGAGTGAAGGCCCGTGAGTCGATACTCAACGGCGTTAATGTCCTGGCGAATGCGGTAAAAGTGACCCTCGGTCCGAAAGGCCGCAATGTACTGATTGACAAATCCTACGGAGCCCCCACCATCACCAAGGACGGCGTGACTGTTGCCAAAGAGATCGAACTGAAAGACAAGTTCGAGAACATGGGCGCCCAGATGGTCAAGGAAGTTGCCTCGAAGACCTCGGATGTTGCCGGTGACGGAACGACCACCGCTACAGTACTTGCCCAATCGATCTATACCGAAGGCGTAAAACTTGTTGCCGCCGGCGGTAATCCGATGGAAATCAAACGCGGTATCGACAAGGGTGTTGCCTGTGTTGTTGCCGAATTGGCGAAGATTGCCACTCCGACCAAAGAACAAAAAGAGATTGCCCAGGTTGGTACCATTTCTGCAAACAGCGATGAGACCATAGGTAATATTATTGCCGAGGCCATGGATAAGGTTGGTAAAGAAGGCGTTATTACCGTGGAGGAAGCAAAATCCATGGACACCAGCCTTGATGTCGTTGAAGGTATGCAGTTTGATCGTGGTTACCTCTCTCCCTATTTTGTCACCGATCCGGAGAGAATGGAAGTGACCATGGATGAGCCGTACATCCTCCTGGTAGAGAAAAAAGTTTCCAGCATGAAGGATCTTCTGCCGGTACTTGAGTCTGTCGCCAAGATGGGTAAAGGACTTTTCATCGTGGCAGAGGACGTAGATGGCGAGGCCCTCGCCACTCTCGTCGTCAATAAACTGCGCGGCACCCTGAGTGTTGCTGCGGTAAAGGCGCCTGGTTTTGGTGACCGTCGTAAGGCAATGCTCGAAGATATCGCCATTCTCACCGGCGGCCAGGTTATCACCGAAGATCTCGGCATCAAGCTTGAGAACGTTACTCTCAACGATCTCGGAACCTGCAAGCGCATTGTCGTCGATAAAGACAACACCACGATTGTTGATGGTGCTGGCGACAAAGACAAACTGGCTGCACGCGTCAAGCAGATCCGTGCCCAGATAGAGGATACAACCTCTGACTATGATCGCGAGAAACTGCAGGAGCGTCTTGCCAAACTGATTGGTGGCGTTGCGGTCATCAACGTCGGTGCTGCTACTGAGATTGAAATGAAGGAGAAAAAAGCACGCGTTGAGGATGCCTTGAATGCGACTCGCGCTGCGGTCGAAGAGGGTGTTGTCCCTGGTGGTGGCGTAGCCTATATCCGCTGCCTCAAAGCGTTGTCGGCAATGGATCTGAAAGGTGAGCAAGGTCTCGGAAGAAATATTCTGCTGAGAGCCCTTGAGGAGCCCATTCGTCAAATCGCCAATAACGCCGGACGTGAAGGCTCTGTCATTGTTGAGCATGTGAAAGGTCTTGAGGGAGCAATGGGCTTCAATGCCGCCACCGAGGAGTATGAGAATCTGATTACTGCCGGTGTTATCGATCCCGCCAAGGTTACCAGAACAGCGCTGCAAAATGCTGCTTCTGTAGCTGGCATGCTCCTCACCACTGAGTGCACTATTGCCGAGATTCCGGAAGAGAATGCTCCTGCTGCCGGCGGGATGCCTCCAGGAATGGGTGGAATGGGCGGAATGGGCGGAATGATGTAA
- a CDS encoding 1-acyl-sn-glycerol-3-phosphate acyltransferase, with product MAKKGEYGDNNWIDSSLAVLRCLEQVGVKVEISGIENIESLSGPAVFIGNHMSMMETMVLPVIIQPVRPVTFVVKESLLSYPVFKHIMRSRNPVAVTRTNPRQDLKVVMTEGVERLRAGISVIVFPQTTRSHLFDPEQMSSIGVKLAKKAGVPIVPVALKTDCWQNGSWLKDFGKIDTTKAACFSFGVPTMVAGKGEEEQTAVNAFIVDSLRKWEPSKISQ from the coding sequence GTGGCGAAAAAAGGTGAATATGGCGATAATAATTGGATAGATAGTAGCTTGGCGGTGCTACGGTGTCTTGAGCAAGTTGGTGTTAAAGTAGAGATATCGGGAATTGAGAATATTGAAAGCCTAAGCGGCCCAGCTGTTTTTATCGGCAATCATATGAGTATGATGGAGACAATGGTCTTGCCTGTGATAATTCAGCCTGTTCGTCCAGTGACCTTCGTTGTTAAAGAAAGTCTTCTGTCATACCCGGTTTTTAAACATATCATGCGCTCTCGCAATCCTGTCGCCGTCACTCGGACTAATCCACGACAAGATTTGAAGGTAGTTATGACTGAAGGAGTAGAAAGGTTGCGAGCTGGGATATCGGTGATTGTGTTTCCTCAAACGACGCGGTCGCACTTGTTCGATCCTGAACAGATGAGTTCTATCGGGGTGAAGCTTGCGAAAAAGGCTGGGGTACCGATTGTGCCGGTGGCCTTGAAAACAGATTGCTGGCAGAATGGCTCCTGGCTCAAAGATTTTGGTAAGATAGATACCACCAAAGCGGCTTGTTTTTCATTTGGCGTGCCGACAATGGTGGCAGGGAAGGGCGAAGAGGAGCAAACTGCCGTTAATGCGTTTATTGTGGATTCTTTGAGAAAGTGGGAGCCATCAAAAATTTCCCAATGA
- the glyQ gene encoding glycine--tRNA ligase subunit alpha, protein MNFQDIIFELSKYWANHGCVIQQPYDMEVGAGTFHPATLLRALGPEPWKSAYPQPSRRPTDGRYGNNPNRLQHYYQYQVVIKPSPLNIQELYLGSLERFGLNLLEHDIRFVEDDWESPTLGASGLGWEVWLDGMEITQFTYFQQAGSIDLYPTTVEVTYGLERIAMYLQGVESVYDIAWNDQITYGEIFHQAEVEFSTFNFEEANVGKLLEFFEVYETEALKLVDKKLILPAYDYCLKCSHTFNLLDARKAISVNERTRYIGRIRNIARKVAEAYVEQRQNMGHPLIK, encoded by the coding sequence ATGAATTTTCAAGATATTATCTTTGAACTGAGTAAATATTGGGCCAACCATGGGTGTGTGATCCAACAACCTTACGACATGGAGGTCGGTGCCGGAACCTTTCATCCTGCAACACTACTCCGCGCCCTTGGCCCAGAACCTTGGAAATCAGCATACCCACAACCTTCCCGCCGACCTACTGATGGAAGATACGGTAACAACCCAAACCGTTTACAGCACTACTACCAATATCAGGTTGTTATAAAACCGTCACCTTTAAATATTCAGGAGCTCTACTTAGGGAGTTTAGAAAGATTTGGACTCAACCTTCTGGAACACGATATCCGGTTCGTGGAAGATGACTGGGAATCACCGACACTCGGGGCATCGGGCTTAGGCTGGGAGGTGTGGCTGGACGGAATGGAAATCACCCAATTTACATATTTTCAACAAGCGGGTTCAATTGATCTCTATCCTACAACAGTGGAAGTTACCTATGGCCTTGAACGTATAGCCATGTACCTTCAGGGGGTAGAAAGTGTCTATGATATCGCTTGGAATGATCAAATTACCTACGGTGAAATCTTTCATCAGGCGGAAGTTGAGTTTTCTACCTTTAACTTTGAAGAAGCAAACGTCGGAAAACTTCTCGAATTCTTTGAAGTATATGAGACAGAAGCACTCAAACTTGTTGATAAAAAATTGATTCTTCCGGCTTATGATTATTGCCTTAAATGCTCACACACCTTTAATCTGCTCGACGCCCGTAAAGCAATCAGCGTTAACGAACGTACCAGATACATTGGCCGCATCAGAAATATTGCACGAAAAGTCGCGGAAGCATATGTTGAGCAACGTCAAAATATGGGACATCCTCTCATCAAGTGA
- a CDS encoding CoA-binding protein: MQTLSSLQQSPEIVQLLKMASTIAVVGLSPKENRPSNMVGRYLVEAGYTIFPVNPGQSEILGEKCYPDLKSLPYPVDIVDIFRKSEEILPIVKEIISLPALPKGIWMQQGIRNDEAAELARSKGIVVVMDRCIKVEHERLRH; the protein is encoded by the coding sequence ATGCAGACATTATCCTCATTACAGCAATCACCTGAGATTGTACAACTTCTTAAAATGGCCTCCACTATAGCTGTAGTTGGCCTTTCGCCAAAAGAAAATAGACCGAGCAATATGGTTGGGCGATATCTCGTTGAGGCTGGTTATACGATTTTTCCGGTTAATCCTGGCCAAAGTGAAATCTTGGGCGAAAAATGCTATCCAGATCTTAAGTCATTGCCTTACCCGGTTGATATTGTAGATATATTTAGAAAATCTGAGGAAATTCTGCCAATTGTTAAAGAGATCATCTCCTTGCCAGCTCTTCCCAAAGGAATCTGGATGCAGCAAGGCATCAGAAATGATGAGGCCGCGGAGCTTGCGAGAAGCAAGGGTATCGTTGTGGTCATGGATCGTTGCATAAAAGTTGAGCACGAAAGACTCCGCCATTAA
- the uvrA gene encoding excinuclease ABC subunit UvrA, whose protein sequence is MEPSILSIRGARMHNLKNIDVDLPRNSLVVFTGISGSGKSTLAFDTLYAEGQRRYVESLSTYARQFLGQMDKPDVDALEGLSPAVSIEQKTTSKNPRSTVGTITEIYDHLRLLFARCGHLHCHQCGNEIQAQSAEDMVNTLSAMPDDTKVIVLAPLVTEKKGRHEQLLARIRKEGFVRVRIDGDIVHADDIAPLDKNKKHSIEIVVDRLVIKKSIQRRLSESVSTALKLTGGLLLALFPEDGSEKLFSELAACHKCGISMPPLSTQLFSFNNPQGACVECDGLGVKQYFDPSLIVPDRNKSINEGCIAPWGWRKEESYTGHMLQSVAKHFGVSLGTPFAELSEKVQNVFLYGSGEEEIAFHYQKGQRVLSAVNRFEGVIPQLDRRFHETQSSMIREELGKYMNEQRCPLCLGARLKPEALAVRVGNWSIYQLTCLPIEGLLQELPLLPFTTRERKIGEPILKEIIDRLSFLEDVGLGYLSLERRAGTLSGGEAQRIRLASQIGSRLAGVLYILDEPSIGLHQRDNQKLINTLLELRDLGNSVIVVEHDTDTILAADHVLDMGPGAGIHGGEVVYNGSIAGLLANENSVTGNYLAGRLAIETPKLRRPITKGIGRWLHLKHCKTNNLQDISASFPLGAITAVTGVSGSGKSSLVIETLYKLVKGGLSGKATTYRQDGAELSGLECIDKIIDIDQSPIGRTPRSNPATYTGVFTPIRELFARLPESRSRGYLPGRFSFNIKGGRCEACEGEGVNRIVMHFLPDIYVECDVCKGRRYNSETLEIQYRGKNIHEVLMMTVEEGLNFFKNVPSIHGKLQTLYDVGLTYISLGQSSVTLSGGEAQRVKLAKELAGRSSGRTLYILDEPTTGLHSADIKHLLGVVNRLVDQGNTAVIIEHNLDVIKTADWIIDIGPEGGAGGGQIVGIGTPESIANSEASYTGQFLRKVLPAE, encoded by the coding sequence ATGGAACCAAGTATTCTCAGCATTCGTGGTGCACGAATGCATAATTTAAAGAATATCGACGTCGATTTACCACGAAATAGTCTCGTCGTTTTTACCGGAATCTCAGGATCTGGTAAGTCAACGCTCGCTTTTGATACTCTGTATGCTGAGGGACAACGCCGTTATGTAGAATCGCTTTCGACCTATGCCAGACAGTTCCTTGGTCAGATGGATAAGCCGGATGTGGACGCACTGGAAGGCTTGTCGCCTGCAGTATCGATTGAACAGAAGACAACGAGTAAAAATCCGCGTTCCACCGTTGGCACGATAACGGAAATATACGATCATTTGCGCCTTCTTTTCGCCCGTTGTGGACATCTTCATTGTCATCAGTGCGGCAACGAAATTCAGGCCCAGTCGGCAGAGGACATGGTAAATACGCTCAGTGCCATGCCCGATGATACGAAGGTTATCGTACTGGCTCCGCTTGTTACCGAGAAAAAGGGGCGGCATGAGCAATTACTGGCAAGAATTCGGAAAGAGGGCTTTGTGCGTGTCCGAATCGACGGCGATATCGTTCATGCTGATGATATTGCCCCGCTCGATAAAAACAAAAAACACTCTATTGAAATTGTTGTTGACCGGCTTGTTATAAAAAAATCTATCCAGCGTCGATTATCAGAATCGGTGAGTACCGCCTTAAAACTAACCGGTGGGTTGCTTTTGGCGCTATTTCCTGAAGATGGATCGGAAAAGCTGTTCAGTGAATTAGCTGCATGTCATAAATGCGGAATTTCTATGCCCCCGCTGTCTACTCAACTTTTCTCCTTCAACAATCCACAAGGAGCCTGTGTTGAATGTGATGGCCTTGGCGTCAAGCAATACTTTGATCCTTCACTTATTGTTCCAGACCGGAATAAGTCAATCAACGAGGGGTGCATTGCCCCATGGGGATGGCGTAAGGAGGAGTCTTACACTGGACATATGCTTCAATCGGTAGCAAAACATTTCGGGGTATCGCTCGGAACACCCTTTGCCGAACTATCTGAGAAAGTACAGAATGTCTTTCTTTATGGTTCAGGAGAGGAGGAGATTGCTTTTCACTATCAAAAAGGCCAAAGAGTTTTGTCGGCAGTCAATCGATTTGAAGGTGTCATTCCGCAATTAGATCGACGGTTCCATGAAACCCAGTCATCAATGATCCGTGAAGAACTCGGCAAGTACATGAACGAACAGCGATGCCCACTTTGTTTGGGAGCTCGGTTGAAACCTGAGGCATTGGCGGTGCGGGTGGGCAACTGGTCGATTTATCAACTCACATGTTTACCTATAGAAGGGCTTCTCCAGGAATTACCTCTTTTGCCTTTTACCACGCGCGAAAGAAAGATTGGCGAGCCAATTCTTAAGGAAATAATCGATCGCCTGTCCTTTCTTGAAGATGTAGGCTTAGGATATCTTTCGCTGGAAAGGAGGGCCGGAACTCTTTCAGGAGGGGAAGCCCAGAGAATTCGTCTGGCGTCGCAAATTGGGTCTCGACTTGCTGGGGTTTTATATATCCTTGATGAACCGAGTATCGGACTGCATCAACGGGACAACCAAAAGCTTATCAACACCTTGCTTGAGCTACGAGATTTAGGTAATAGTGTTATTGTTGTTGAACATGATACCGATACCATTCTCGCCGCTGACCACGTGCTTGATATGGGCCCAGGTGCGGGGATACACGGTGGAGAGGTTGTATATAATGGATCGATTGCAGGTCTCCTCGCAAACGAGAATTCGGTGACCGGTAATTACCTGGCAGGGCGGCTGGCAATTGAGACACCAAAGCTCAGACGGCCGATAACAAAAGGGATAGGGCGGTGGCTGCACTTAAAACATTGTAAGACTAATAATCTGCAAGACATCTCAGCTTCGTTTCCTCTTGGTGCCATAACCGCGGTCACGGGTGTTTCCGGATCAGGAAAAAGCTCATTGGTAATTGAAACTCTCTATAAACTTGTGAAGGGAGGGTTGAGCGGCAAAGCAACAACTTACCGGCAAGATGGAGCGGAATTGTCAGGCCTAGAGTGCATTGATAAAATTATCGACATCGACCAGAGTCCGATTGGCAGGACCCCCCGTTCCAATCCTGCAACATATACAGGTGTCTTCACACCTATACGAGAGCTGTTTGCCCGATTGCCTGAGTCCCGTTCCCGAGGGTATCTACCAGGGAGGTTTAGTTTTAATATTAAAGGGGGGCGCTGCGAGGCATGTGAAGGTGAGGGTGTCAATAGAATAGTGATGCATTTCCTTCCAGATATTTATGTTGAATGTGATGTTTGCAAAGGGAGACGCTACAATAGTGAAACTTTAGAAATCCAGTATCGTGGAAAAAACATCCATGAAGTCCTTATGATGACAGTCGAGGAAGGCTTAAATTTTTTCAAAAATGTACCCTCAATCCATGGGAAATTGCAGACATTATATGACGTTGGTCTTACATACATTTCACTTGGGCAGTCTTCCGTAACCCTATCAGGAGGAGAAGCTCAACGAGTCAAACTGGCAAAAGAGCTCGCCGGCCGAAGCAGTGGAAGAACACTATACATCCTTGATGAGCCAACAACTGGTCTGCATTCTGCAGATATAAAACATTTGCTTGGCGTGGTTAATCGCCTCGTCGACCAAGGAAATACTGCTGTTATAATAGAGCACAATCTCGATGTGATTAAAACTGCCGATTGGATTATCGATATTGGCCCGGAAGGGGGAGCTGGTGGTGGACAAATTGTCGGGATAGGCACCCCAGAGTCAATTGCCAATTCGGAGGCCTCGTATACAGGACAGTTCCTTCGTAAGGTGCTTCCAGCAGAATAG